In Ferrimicrobium sp., a single window of DNA contains:
- a CDS encoding S-adenosylmethionine decarboxylase, whose amino-acid sequence MVLAQDEDHGNKHVDLAPSIYRQRLVIEGRRELPIGDKDIQEYLSQLSDVCGMTLLIDPVTHRSDRFGWAGWVHWETSGAHFYAWESPLVFFSVDIYTCLAFEPSTAVSFTKSYFDATHITSKAF is encoded by the coding sequence ATGGTGTTAGCGCAAGATGAGGACCATGGCAACAAACACGTCGATCTGGCCCCCTCGATTTACCGACAGCGACTAGTAATAGAAGGTCGCAGAGAGCTACCAATCGGCGACAAGGATATCCAGGAGTATCTTTCGCAACTCTCGGACGTGTGTGGGATGACCCTTCTCATCGACCCCGTAACTCATAGATCTGACCGTTTTGGCTGGGCTGGCTGGGTACATTGGGAAACCTCTGGCGCTCATTTCTATGCATGGGAGAGTCCGCTGGTGTTCTTTAGCGTGGACATTTATACCTGCCTAGCATTTGAACCGAGTACGGCAGTCAGCTTTACAAAGTCCTACTTTGACGCTACCCATATTACATCGAAAGCATTCTAA
- a CDS encoding bifunctional diguanylate cyclase/phosphodiesterase: protein MIVLSGILKIQEGPKANRNGAIIETLMTGVLIFGIAWAFVISPLADQNISLRVIIVLAIYPTLSAVLVSLTVRIELLLQRRLTTTDVLLLLTMCSMFIGDALYLLDEVHRINLSFGLMNLPYSVSLLTFILMTVDPTVHTLTEPSFVSRNPRLIPRLVIIGVSFLAMPILLIAPNETTFNRDILGGLAFVVALLALFRLSSALGKSDDAQRRLHYQSTHDYLTGLGNRKYLDEYISVLVDEASCHHPGIKIAIFFIDLDRFKMLNDTLGHSGGDAVLREVAQRLEASSSPSGAVFRMGGDEFVVIEKDIADAADAMTIAASITEALGRTINVHQSVYRISAAVGIEIATIDSTLDVQTLIENADLAMYEAKASSPSSIAVFTDSIRKSVEAHADLEVDLHNAVRQGELFLVYHPIVEMSSQTIVAVEALVRWRHPKHGVLAPDQFIKLAEQTGAILDIGRWVLFNAVKDLVTIRASRPALAHVRLNVNLSVEQFRRDRIDILLVAALRESCLDGEAVCVEITESSLMSDLTIADGQLQKLRSRGVRVALDDFGTEYSSLAYLRTLPVDLLKIDRSFVEALGGTVSVSDTLVMAIIAIAKGLNMDIIAEGVENIEQARRLAELGCEYMQGYLYSKPVPLEELVRLVDKRSVFNLSGGLSA, encoded by the coding sequence GTGATCGTGTTGAGCGGGATTCTTAAAATACAAGAGGGACCTAAAGCAAATCGGAATGGCGCTATCATCGAAACCCTCATGACCGGAGTGCTAATATTCGGAATCGCCTGGGCCTTTGTTATTAGTCCATTGGCTGATCAGAATATTTCACTTCGGGTAATTATTGTCCTCGCAATATATCCCACCCTGTCGGCTGTGTTAGTATCCTTGACGGTGCGAATTGAGTTGCTTCTACAGAGGCGGCTGACGACAACGGATGTCTTATTATTACTTACGATGTGTTCGATGTTCATTGGTGACGCGCTTTATTTGCTAGACGAGGTTCATCGGATCAACCTCTCCTTTGGATTGATGAACCTACCGTATTCGGTTTCATTATTAACATTCATCCTAATGACAGTCGATCCTACTGTGCATACACTCACAGAACCATCATTTGTAAGCCGCAATCCTCGTCTGATTCCAAGACTAGTCATAATTGGTGTAAGCTTTCTCGCGATGCCAATTCTCTTGATTGCGCCTAACGAGACTACTTTCAACCGTGACATACTTGGTGGATTGGCTTTCGTGGTAGCACTCCTTGCGCTCTTCAGATTGTCTTCCGCGCTAGGAAAGTCAGATGATGCCCAGCGGCGCCTCCACTATCAATCTACTCATGACTATTTAACCGGGCTCGGGAATAGAAAGTACCTCGACGAATATATCAGTGTTCTTGTTGATGAGGCTAGTTGTCACCACCCTGGTATTAAAATTGCTATATTCTTCATTGATCTCGATCGCTTCAAGATGCTTAATGATACTCTGGGTCACAGCGGTGGTGATGCAGTATTACGAGAAGTGGCGCAGCGTCTAGAAGCCTCCAGCAGCCCATCGGGTGCGGTGTTCAGAATGGGCGGCGATGAGTTTGTTGTCATTGAAAAAGATATTGCTGATGCAGCAGATGCGATGACGATAGCTGCTAGCATCACCGAAGCACTTGGGAGGACGATCAATGTCCATCAGTCGGTCTATCGTATCTCGGCTGCCGTAGGGATAGAGATCGCTACCATTGATTCAACATTGGATGTCCAGACACTCATAGAGAATGCAGATCTTGCAATGTATGAAGCAAAGGCCAGCAGTCCCAGCTCCATTGCAGTGTTCACTGATAGTATTCGTAAATCGGTAGAGGCCCATGCCGATCTCGAAGTTGATCTGCATAACGCGGTTCGCCAAGGAGAACTCTTCCTGGTATATCATCCCATTGTCGAGATGAGCTCACAGACTATTGTGGCTGTTGAAGCCCTTGTGAGATGGCGTCACCCGAAGCACGGGGTTCTGGCCCCGGACCAGTTCATCAAGCTCGCTGAACAGACCGGTGCGATCCTTGATATTGGTAGATGGGTTCTTTTCAATGCGGTCAAAGACCTCGTCACTATCAGAGCATCTCGCCCAGCTCTTGCACATGTACGTCTGAACGTCAACCTCTCGGTTGAACAGTTTCGAAGAGACAGGATCGATATCTTGCTGGTCGCTGCTTTGAGGGAGTCGTGCCTCGACGGTGAGGCAGTTTGTGTCGAAATCACCGAATCGTCGCTCATGAGTGATCTGACTATTGCTGATGGACAACTGCAGAAGTTGCGAAGTCGAGGGGTGCGTGTGGCCCTTGATGATTTCGGGACTGAATACTCTTCACTTGCGTACTTGCGGACGTTACCCGTTGATTTGCTAAAAATTGACCGGTCGTTCGTTGAAGCTCTTGGTGGCACGGTATCGGTATCAGATACCCTGGTGATGGCTATCATCGCTATTGCCAAGGGGCTCAATATGGATATTATTGCGGAGGGCGTTGAGAACATCGAGCAAGCCCGACGGTTGGCTGAGCTCGGCTGCGAGTACATGCAAGGCTATCTTTATTCTAAACCAGTGCCACTAGAAGAACTCGTTAGACTGGTGGACAAGCGTAGCGTTTTCAATCTGTCTGGTGGATTGTCTGCATAG
- the htpX gene encoding zinc metalloprotease HtpX: MAESRYVKDRGLSARMAFTIFLLGLVYVLFFGLLIAVGVGAITVVIIAVALLVAQLYFSDRIALFGMHGHIVTQEQAPELYQIVAQLTTLADMPMPKIAISELDVPNAFATGRSPKNAVVCVTRGLMRRLPPQELEAVLSHELSHIAHRDVVVMTIASFLGVLAGLLTRLMFYSEIFGGMMGGGYGGGRGRGGGRGNGGGNIIAIEMTIMLISAVVYAISFFLIRALSRYRELAADRAGAILIGRPAALKSALLRISGTMGQIPTRDLRTAQAFNAFFFTPAINPRNPSLASGLFATHPSIEKRIAQLDELDRELGKAE; encoded by the coding sequence ATGGCGGAATCTCGATATGTAAAGGATAGAGGGTTGAGTGCTCGCATGGCATTCACGATCTTTCTTCTTGGGCTCGTCTACGTTCTCTTCTTTGGGCTCTTGATCGCAGTTGGCGTTGGCGCCATCACGGTCGTGATCATCGCCGTCGCCCTGCTCGTGGCACAGCTCTACTTCTCTGACCGCATTGCACTCTTTGGGATGCATGGTCACATCGTCACCCAGGAACAGGCACCCGAGCTCTACCAGATCGTTGCCCAGCTCACCACTCTGGCCGACATGCCGATGCCAAAGATCGCCATCTCCGAACTCGACGTCCCCAATGCCTTCGCAACCGGACGGAGCCCTAAGAACGCAGTGGTATGTGTCACCCGTGGCCTGATGCGTCGACTACCCCCACAAGAGCTCGAGGCCGTCTTGTCGCATGAACTCAGCCACATTGCGCATCGGGACGTTGTGGTGATGACGATCGCCTCCTTTCTCGGCGTCCTCGCAGGGCTGCTGACCCGATTGATGTTCTACTCTGAGATCTTTGGTGGCATGATGGGAGGAGGCTACGGTGGCGGACGTGGCCGTGGAGGAGGTCGTGGCAACGGCGGGGGAAATATAATCGCCATCGAGATGACGATCATGCTGATCTCGGCAGTCGTGTATGCCATCAGTTTTTTCCTCATCAGAGCTCTGTCTCGCTATCGCGAATTAGCCGCTGACCGCGCTGGAGCTATATTGATTGGGCGCCCAGCAGCCTTGAAGTCAGCGCTTCTACGCATCTCTGGAACAATGGGGCAAATCCCTACCAGAGACCTGCGCACCGCCCAGGCCTTTAACGCCTTCTTCTTCACCCCAGCCATCAACCCCCGCAATCCCTCACTCGCCTCTGGGCTCTTTGCCACCCACCCCAGTATCGAAAAGCGCATCGCACAGCTCGACGAACTCGATCGGGAACTCGGGAAGGCAGAATAG
- a CDS encoding (d)CMP kinase, which produces MTVTIVAIDGPGGSGKSTIASRLAERLAVPMLSTGLFFRVAAWGLAPVLGEDRLEPGFVEDWFDHHRITVKGDRALLDGGYLGEELRLPMVQQILSLVAADSTVRRRILELERAQISSVGSCVVEGRDIGSVVWPQAICKFYLVARQQIRIERRPEEGLELIDRDRKDSVRRDAPLRMARDAFLVDNSDEPVEVLVDRMARLVALQSERASVEAPS; this is translated from the coding sequence GTGACCGTGACAATTGTTGCCATCGATGGACCAGGGGGTTCAGGAAAGTCGACTATCGCTTCGCGGCTCGCAGAACGTCTTGCTGTGCCGATGTTGTCGACAGGTCTCTTTTTTCGAGTTGCCGCCTGGGGCCTGGCGCCTGTCCTCGGCGAAGATCGGTTGGAGCCCGGTTTTGTGGAGGATTGGTTTGATCATCACCGGATCACCGTCAAAGGGGATCGCGCTCTGCTTGATGGCGGTTATCTTGGCGAGGAGCTGCGTCTACCGATGGTCCAGCAGATCCTTTCGCTGGTCGCGGCGGACTCTACGGTACGACGGCGTATCTTGGAGCTGGAACGGGCGCAGATCAGCAGCGTTGGCTCGTGTGTCGTGGAGGGTCGTGATATCGGATCGGTGGTATGGCCCCAGGCGATCTGCAAGTTCTATCTTGTCGCGCGCCAACAGATTCGCATCGAGCGGCGGCCGGAGGAGGGGTTGGAGTTGATCGATCGCGATCGCAAGGACTCGGTACGTCGTGATGCGCCGTTGAGGATGGCTCGTGACGCATTTCTTGTTGACAACTCGGATGAACCAGTCGAAGTCCTGGTCGATCGCATGGCTCGTCTCGTGGCTCTCCAGTCAGAGCGCGCCTCCGTTGAGGCCCCAAGCTGA
- a CDS encoding lysophospholipid acyltransferase family protein, translated as MDRTRYIAPSAFERRFYQGAQRTVEGWNRHFWLVTVHYETPMPQPPYILAPTHRSNIDTLLVGSITRDPMTYMAKSGVFVNPIFAKLLRLLGGFPVDRDGTDRDAVEIAQAALLSGSSLVVFPEGTRRRGAKVENLEEGASYLALKAMVPIVPVGISGSEQAMPVGARLIYPAPIAIEVGASLMPLSVRSGNVSAARVRRSEITRLTEQLQSELNRLRTQAEHERVRLRSTL; from the coding sequence ATGGATCGAACGCGCTACATCGCACCATCTGCCTTCGAGCGACGCTTCTATCAGGGGGCACAGCGAACTGTGGAGGGCTGGAATCGCCATTTCTGGTTGGTGACGGTACATTATGAGACTCCCATGCCACAACCTCCCTATATCCTGGCACCCACACATCGTTCGAATATCGATACGCTTTTGGTCGGCTCTATCACCCGTGATCCGATGACGTACATGGCTAAATCGGGCGTCTTTGTTAATCCGATCTTTGCAAAACTTTTGCGGCTCCTTGGCGGCTTTCCCGTCGACCGCGACGGTACCGACCGAGATGCGGTGGAGATTGCCCAGGCAGCGCTGCTCTCAGGATCGAGCCTCGTGGTCTTTCCGGAGGGTACACGCCGCAGAGGTGCCAAGGTGGAGAACCTTGAAGAGGGGGCATCCTATCTGGCACTCAAGGCTATGGTGCCCATTGTCCCTGTTGGTATTTCCGGTTCTGAACAGGCGATGCCGGTGGGTGCCAGGCTCATCTATCCTGCACCCATTGCGATCGAAGTGGGTGCCTCCTTGATGCCTCTGTCAGTGCGTTCGGGCAACGTCTCCGCTGCACGGGTGCGCCGCTCGGAGATTACCAGACTGACCGAACAGTTGCAGTCGGAGTTGAATCGACTGCGCACGCAGGCTGAGCATGAGCGGGTCCGGCTGCGTTCGACGCTCTAG
- the ispH gene encoding 4-hydroxy-3-methylbut-2-enyl diphosphate reductase, whose translation MTVEKVILASPRGFCAGVEKAINALAWMVRIFPPPIYCYHEIVHNKLVVETFTRVGVIFVQDIAEVPKGSPIMLSAHGSAPEVIEEARRQDGTVIDAVCPLVTKVHHEIRTRAQKGYRIVYIGHRGHEEAIGAIAEAPGSVDFVETRADVDALARDDRPIALLAQTTLAVPEWSALADRAKEHLGEVWMPGRSDLCYATTNRQAAVSAIAPRVDTLIVIGSENSSNTRALERVAWSHGVANVLRINSERELPDDLTGIVGITAGASAAEDVVTRVVERLAPVEGCEIVTSTIEEEFFPAPPELRELLSGLTAAAALLLDKDLPLEVGQHDSARDALQDLTNEPVWSPERSLT comes from the coding sequence GTGACGGTAGAAAAGGTCATTTTGGCATCTCCGCGTGGATTCTGCGCAGGCGTCGAGAAGGCGATCAACGCCCTGGCTTGGATGGTGCGCATCTTCCCTCCTCCCATCTACTGTTATCACGAGATTGTTCACAACAAGCTGGTGGTCGAGACCTTCACGAGAGTCGGCGTCATCTTCGTCCAAGACATCGCCGAAGTCCCCAAAGGTTCGCCGATCATGCTTAGCGCGCATGGATCAGCCCCGGAGGTCATTGAGGAAGCCCGCAGGCAGGATGGGACCGTGATCGACGCAGTCTGCCCGCTGGTGACCAAGGTCCACCACGAGATTCGCACACGTGCCCAGAAAGGTTATCGCATCGTCTACATCGGCCATCGCGGTCATGAAGAGGCGATTGGTGCGATCGCTGAGGCACCCGGATCGGTTGACTTCGTTGAAACAAGGGCCGACGTCGACGCACTCGCCAGAGATGATCGCCCAATCGCCCTATTGGCACAAACCACCCTTGCAGTTCCGGAGTGGAGCGCACTGGCCGATCGAGCAAAGGAGCATCTCGGCGAGGTGTGGATGCCAGGTCGCTCAGATCTGTGCTATGCGACCACCAACCGACAAGCCGCCGTCAGCGCCATTGCTCCTCGCGTCGATACCCTCATCGTGATCGGCTCCGAGAACTCATCAAACACACGTGCACTTGAGCGAGTCGCCTGGAGTCATGGCGTCGCCAACGTGCTGCGGATCAACTCAGAGAGGGAACTACCTGACGATCTGACTGGGATCGTTGGCATCACCGCCGGTGCCTCGGCTGCTGAAGACGTCGTCACGCGCGTCGTCGAACGGCTTGCACCAGTCGAGGGCTGCGAGATCGTTACCTCGACCATCGAAGAGGAGTTCTTCCCAGCTCCACCCGAGTTGCGAGAGTTACTTAGCGGGCTCACCGCGGCAGCGGCGCTCCTTCTTGACAAAGACCTCCCGCTTGAGGTTGGACAGCACGACTCCGCCCGCGATGCGCTTCAGGACCTTACCAACGAGCCCGTTTGGTCGCCCGAACGATCACTGACGTAG
- a CDS encoding DUF512 domain-containing protein encodes MPHPSILRVSPGSPAERGGVVAGDALVAVNGVPPRDIIDYQQLVDGPDPIVTIERSGLELELPIDKPAGTLVGMEISDALFDKVRTCDNHCEFCFIYQLPKGLRRTLYVKDDDYRLSFLYGNFTTLTRFTEADFERVITERLSPLYVSIHTTDPLLRAEMLRNRRGATSLRWLEHLLDAGVAVHGQIVLAPDINDGDHLRATLTDILLQFPKLASVGVVPLGVSKYTKEPRMRPMTKTEAQEAIATVEEYAAVAREMLGKTLFYCSDEFYLLGEVEFPIPSTYENFEQLENGVGVTRAFEREFLLRERSKAVSHSGFFASIDGAPALGYRSVRFRSKGFGERRTKGSLSMAIITSVYGKLALERILSDGGHPPVEVIEVRNEFFGGNIAVTGLMSGEDVAQAIADVDVDRLLLPDICLSEGRFIDGLDARELPREVEVVPTDGASLAAALEGLAFPLIGGSRG; translated from the coding sequence ATGCCTCACCCCTCGATTCTCCGTGTTTCCCCAGGCTCCCCCGCGGAGCGAGGAGGGGTCGTCGCTGGCGACGCCCTCGTCGCGGTCAATGGCGTCCCTCCGAGGGACATCATCGACTATCAGCAGCTTGTCGATGGTCCGGATCCCATCGTCACCATCGAGCGTTCCGGTCTTGAGCTAGAGCTTCCGATCGACAAGCCGGCGGGCACGTTAGTTGGTATGGAGATCTCAGATGCTCTGTTCGATAAGGTCCGAACTTGCGACAATCACTGTGAATTTTGTTTCATCTACCAACTCCCAAAGGGCCTCCGGCGCACGCTCTATGTCAAAGACGATGACTATCGACTGTCCTTCCTCTATGGCAACTTTACGACACTAACTCGGTTTACCGAGGCTGATTTTGAACGGGTGATTACCGAGCGATTAAGCCCCCTGTATGTCTCCATCCATACCACCGACCCCTTGTTGCGGGCGGAGATGTTGCGCAACCGGCGTGGGGCAACCTCGCTTCGATGGTTGGAGCATCTTCTCGATGCAGGTGTCGCTGTCCATGGGCAGATTGTTCTTGCACCGGACATTAACGATGGGGACCATCTGCGTGCTACGTTGACCGATATTTTGTTGCAGTTCCCCAAATTGGCCTCGGTCGGTGTCGTGCCGCTCGGGGTTTCGAAGTATACCAAGGAACCAAGAATGCGTCCGATGACCAAGACAGAGGCGCAAGAAGCCATTGCGACCGTTGAGGAGTACGCAGCCGTAGCCCGGGAGATGCTTGGTAAGACACTGTTTTACTGTTCCGATGAGTTCTATCTCTTGGGTGAAGTGGAGTTTCCGATTCCGTCAACGTATGAGAACTTCGAACAACTGGAGAATGGTGTCGGGGTCACCAGAGCCTTTGAACGCGAATTCCTTCTTCGCGAACGATCCAAGGCGGTGAGTCATTCGGGGTTTTTTGCCTCGATCGATGGAGCTCCAGCCCTCGGCTATCGGTCGGTGCGCTTTCGCTCGAAGGGTTTTGGGGAGCGTCGTACAAAGGGTTCGCTGTCGATGGCGATCATCACCTCGGTGTATGGAAAACTCGCGCTCGAACGGATACTCTCTGATGGCGGACACCCGCCAGTCGAAGTCATAGAGGTGCGCAACGAATTCTTTGGAGGCAATATCGCGGTGACTGGGCTTATGAGTGGGGAAGATGTCGCTCAAGCTATCGCGGATGTGGATGTTGATCGACTACTGTTACCGGATATCTGTCTCAGCGAGGGAAGATTTATTGATGGCCTCGATGCACGTGAGCTGCCCCGCGAGGTTGAGGTGGTACCAACGGACGGTGCTTCGTTGGCGGCGGCGCTTGAGGGACTGGCCTTTCCTTTGATTGGAGGTTCCCGTGGCTGA
- the der gene encoding ribosome biogenesis GTPase Der, which translates to MAEVTKVAIVGRPNVGKSSLFNRMVGRRVAVVEERAKVTRDLKVGETNWRGRTFEFMDTGGWLGKGDDLDQKVSQMAERAVRESDIVLFLVDVRTGVTEEDLDVAKMLHRRPGSTILVANKVDHDHYQPQIYEFLQLGFGDPLAISAMHGRNTGDLLDLLGERTGGFASNDPGELPLLDDLNEVEEQEELPLTDAVRLEALELTVAIVGRPNAGKSTLFNRVVGQERAVVYDRPGTTVDTIDTVIETEMGPVRFFDTAGLRRRSRYAEATEYYSMVRTLRAIDSCNVAILVVDATTGVTGWDQRLAERIDLSGSPIVLVLNKWDLLDHDARLMVNAQVSDRLSFLTGVEPMRISAQSGKGVHRLLPKIFEAQTAYRSRVPTGELNRFLRSLQGANPPREGRILYIVQGATEPPTFTLFASKPLTASYLKFLENRIRDRYNLGSTPIKLRVRRRD; encoded by the coding sequence GTGGCTGAGGTCACCAAGGTAGCGATTGTGGGGCGTCCAAACGTTGGAAAGTCGTCTCTGTTTAACCGTATGGTGGGAAGACGAGTAGCGGTCGTCGAGGAGCGCGCCAAGGTCACGCGCGACTTGAAGGTTGGTGAAACCAACTGGCGAGGGCGAACCTTTGAGTTTATGGATACCGGCGGCTGGCTTGGCAAGGGCGATGATCTCGACCAGAAGGTATCGCAGATGGCGGAACGAGCGGTGCGAGAGTCCGACATCGTACTCTTCCTAGTCGATGTCCGCACCGGCGTCACCGAGGAGGATCTCGATGTTGCCAAGATGCTGCACCGGCGTCCAGGCTCGACCATTCTTGTCGCGAACAAGGTCGACCATGATCATTATCAACCGCAGATCTATGAGTTTTTACAGCTAGGGTTCGGGGATCCGCTGGCGATTTCCGCTATGCATGGGCGGAACACGGGCGATCTTCTTGATTTACTCGGTGAGCGCACTGGTGGATTTGCTAGTAACGATCCTGGTGAGTTGCCGCTCTTGGATGATCTCAATGAGGTCGAGGAGCAAGAGGAGTTGCCACTCACTGATGCAGTGCGACTGGAGGCACTCGAACTGACGGTGGCGATCGTCGGTCGACCCAATGCTGGTAAATCAACGTTGTTTAACCGTGTGGTGGGACAAGAACGCGCGGTGGTCTACGATCGACCGGGAACCACAGTCGACACCATCGACACGGTGATTGAGACAGAGATGGGACCAGTACGGTTTTTTGATACCGCTGGACTGCGCAGACGATCACGATATGCCGAGGCAACGGAGTACTATTCGATGGTCCGCACCCTCCGCGCCATCGATAGTTGTAACGTCGCTATCTTGGTGGTGGACGCCACGACAGGCGTCACCGGCTGGGATCAACGTCTTGCGGAGCGTATCGATCTCTCGGGTTCGCCGATCGTGCTTGTGCTCAACAAGTGGGATTTGCTCGACCATGACGCACGACTGATGGTCAATGCGCAGGTGAGCGACCGGCTTTCCTTCCTGACTGGGGTGGAGCCGATGCGGATCTCTGCACAGAGCGGCAAGGGAGTGCACCGGCTGCTTCCGAAGATCTTTGAGGCCCAGACTGCCTATCGATCGCGGGTTCCTACCGGTGAGCTCAATCGATTTTTGCGCTCGCTTCAAGGAGCGAATCCACCGCGGGAGGGTCGAATACTCTACATTGTGCAAGGGGCGACGGAGCCACCAACGTTTACGTTGTTTGCGAGCAAACCACTGACGGCTTCGTACCTGAAGTTCTTAGAGAATCGAATTCGTGATCGATACAACCTGGGCTCGACCCCGATCAAGCTGCGGGTTCGACGCAGGGATTAG
- a CDS encoding acyl-CoA carboxylase subunit beta, with amino-acid sequence MSERITERAEQIKYGWPRLVEEKLQKAEKLHARERISLLVDQGSFREDGLFANERDPGLPADGVITGTGTVDGRPVAIMANDQTVKAGSWGARTVEKIIRITELAYAEMLPIFYLVDSAGARITDQVDLFPGRRGAGRIFANQVRLSGRVPQICCLFGPSAAGGAYIPAFCDVVFMVEKNASMYLGSPRMAEVVIGERVTLEEMGGARMHASVSGCGDNLVADDESALIAARAYLSYLPTSYEEDPPLEEAIDPVSEFDDAMIPSQAQQGYDMHVVINSLVDAGSFFEIKPLFATEIVVGFARLNGAAIGIVANNPMSKGGVLFGDSADKAARFIWNCDAFNIPLLFLADVPGFMIGSQVERQGIIRHGAKMITAVAEATVPKISVIVRKAYGAGLYAMCGPGFSPEATIALPSAAIAVMGPEPAVNAVYYNKIASIEDSEERAEFIRVKREEYEKDVDLLRLASDLVIDAIIEGRFLRQELIARFERASRRDRFFSGRRHGVPPV; translated from the coding sequence ATGAGTGAACGCATAACGGAGCGGGCGGAACAGATCAAGTATGGCTGGCCGCGCTTGGTCGAGGAGAAGTTGCAAAAGGCAGAAAAATTGCATGCCCGGGAGCGCATCTCGTTGCTCGTCGATCAGGGTTCGTTTCGAGAGGATGGCCTTTTTGCTAACGAGCGAGATCCTGGGCTGCCAGCTGACGGTGTGATCACCGGCACTGGTACGGTCGATGGTCGGCCGGTGGCGATCATGGCCAATGATCAGACGGTTAAGGCTGGCTCTTGGGGTGCTCGCACTGTCGAAAAGATCATCCGGATCACCGAGTTGGCCTATGCCGAGATGTTGCCGATCTTCTATCTCGTGGACTCTGCGGGTGCGCGAATTACCGATCAAGTCGACCTCTTCCCTGGTCGTCGCGGTGCAGGACGCATCTTTGCCAACCAGGTACGACTCTCTGGCAGGGTGCCCCAGATCTGTTGTCTTTTCGGCCCTTCTGCTGCGGGTGGCGCCTACATCCCTGCCTTCTGCGATGTAGTCTTTATGGTCGAAAAGAACGCCTCGATGTATCTTGGCTCACCGCGAATGGCGGAGGTCGTGATCGGAGAAAGGGTGACCCTTGAAGAGATGGGCGGAGCACGGATGCATGCTTCGGTCTCGGGGTGTGGTGACAACCTCGTAGCTGACGACGAGAGTGCACTCATAGCGGCTCGTGCCTATCTTTCCTATCTCCCAACGAGTTATGAGGAGGATCCACCACTCGAGGAGGCCATTGATCCGGTCTCCGAGTTTGATGATGCGATGATCCCGTCTCAGGCCCAGCAGGGTTACGACATGCATGTGGTGATCAACTCCCTTGTCGATGCAGGGAGTTTCTTCGAAATAAAGCCCTTGTTTGCGACTGAAATTGTGGTTGGATTTGCCCGTCTTAACGGTGCGGCGATTGGGATTGTGGCGAACAACCCGATGTCGAAAGGAGGAGTCCTCTTTGGAGACTCAGCCGACAAGGCAGCTCGTTTTATCTGGAACTGTGACGCCTTCAACATCCCCTTGCTTTTTTTGGCGGATGTTCCAGGGTTCATGATCGGATCCCAGGTGGAGCGTCAGGGAATTATCCGCCATGGTGCCAAGATGATCACTGCGGTGGCCGAGGCGACGGTGCCCAAGATCTCGGTGATCGTGCGCAAAGCCTACGGGGCTGGACTCTACGCGATGTGCGGTCCAGGCTTCTCTCCTGAGGCCACGATTGCATTGCCATCAGCCGCCATCGCCGTGATGGGGCCGGAGCCTGCCGTAAACGCTGTCTACTATAACAAGATTGCTAGCATCGAGGATTCTGAAGAGCGCGCTGAGTTCATACGCGTCAAGCGCGAGGAGTATGAGAAGGATGTTGACCTTCTTCGATTGGCGAGTGACCTGGTAATCGATGCGATTATCGAAGGGCGTTTCTTGCGGCAAGAACTTATCGCACGATTCGAACGAGCCAGTCGACGGGATCGGTTCTTCTCCGGTCGAAGGCACGGCGTACCTCCGGTCTAG